ctaCCCAGGTAAAGAAGGTAAGGCTATATATAATAAACCAAATATGGTCCAACTCTTTCCTAAACTCCGTGCATAACGAGAGTTCAGCACACTAGATTGCCCATTTTTATGAAAATATACAATAAAATGAGGAATTAACTTACTTGACAAATGAGCATTTGAAAGCCACCTTCAAGGAACAAGAATCTTCTTCCCAACTTATCAACATAATAAATAGAAACAATGGTTGCAACAACATTGACCAGACCAGTAATAACAGCAGACATCAAAGAAGCATCAGCACCAAAACCAATAGTCTTGAACAAGACAGGGGCATAAAACATGATCACATTAATTCCAGTAAGTTGCTGGAAAAATGGGATAACAATAGCCATAGTTAAATGAGGCCTATACTTCTTTTGCAATAAATTTCTCCAAGGATGTTCAACTTTCCTAGACGCTTCACTAGCCGCGACCAAATCATTAAACTCTTCGTCCACATCATCGACTCCCCTTATTCTCCTGAGCTTCGTCTTGGCTTCCTCGTTGTTTCCACGTTCGATCATGGAATTTGGAGTCTCGGGGAGGAGAAGTGAACCGACGCTGATGATCAATGCAGGAACCATAGCACCACCTAAGCTCAAACGCCAACCCCAAGAGATCTTAGCAAAGAAATAGTTCAATATATTGGCTACAAGAATACCAATTGTGATTGACAATTGAAAGCCAATGTTGAGAGCTCCTCTATACTTGTATGGAGCCATTTCAGATAGGTATAAGGGAACAGACTGCAGCCAAAATTACCAAAAACATGTTAATCAAACAAATGGAAGAAAAAAAGAACCAATTCTAAGTAAAATTCAAAGGGAAAACACCAAACAAAATGAGCAAAATGGGAAATTTGTGTTTGTTTcaagaacaacaataacaacaacaacaacaacaacaaaaaacgcAGTGTAATCCCAGGGTCTAGGGAGTGTAGTGTATACTCATACCTTACCCTCACCTAAAAGGTAGAGGTgatgtttccgatagaccctcggctcacgATGTTTGTTTCAAGAGGATCACATATTCTATGTCAAGATTAATGAAACAAAAAGGGTACATTATTCTTGATTATATACTAAATTCTATGATTTGGTGCTCTCTATCCAATTAAGGTTACTACATTTTAAACAAAACAGTGAGTGTTACAACTTGCTGAAGTATAATATATCAGATTTCacatacaaaaattataaaaaccaaagGAGTAATAAATGAATTCCCAAAATCTAGTGGTGGAACATAAACCATTGTGTTTTCTTTAAGAAAAGTTGTTTTCCTTTTCAAGAAGGGCAAATGTGCAAATTGTAAAAGTTGTGGGGGTCCTCATATTGAATTTTTAAACACCATCTTTTCTGTTCAAGTGAAATCTTCTGAGTCAAGAATTGACAACACAAAATAGattaagaaaaatataaaactaaaataCAAAAGAAGAAAGATATGCAGAGTATTCTTTTATGACGAAATTTGCCTTTATCAACATACTTCTACTGCTCATTAAGTCAGTCTACTTACTGAAATTCAGACCTGAACTATAATAAAGTGTTGACCGAAAAAAAGTAACATTAAAAGTAAAAGGCAACCCGTACACTAATCTCTTGCTATCTACGGGGCTTGGGAAGAGCCGGACCACAAAGTTTTATGGTACGTAACTTTACCATACATTTCTGCAACAAGTTATTTTTACGGCTCGAACCCGTAACCTCgtggtcacatggcaacaacttcaTCAGTTACGTCAAAGCTCCGCTTCTAACAATAAAAtaaagaagggaaaagaaaatgTTACCTGATTGGCGAAACCAATACCAAAACCAAGCAAAATACGGCCAACAATGAGCATTGAGACACCACGAGCAAAGCCATTGATCAAAGCCCCTGCACAAAATAAGACACCACCAAACAGCATAGAGAGTCTTCTTCCTAATTTTCTGGTGACAAAAGATGCCACTAGAGATGAAACAAGTGCAGCCAAATACAATGATGATGTGAACATTGTCAATATTTGGCTGTCAAATTTGCAGTATTGATTAGTTGATATGTCTTCCCTTTGCTTTGTGTATACAGATGGGAAGAACCTATGCAAGAATGAGTTCATTGATGTCACACCCCCTGGTTCCAAAACAAaaacataattaaaaaaaaaaaaaaaaaaaaggtaacaagttcaTCTTTTTTTTCCAATGTAACACAAGATTTAACAAAAAAGgccggggagggggggggggtggcAGCCCAATTTATAAAATACCCTGCATTAACTACGCAGGGTCTTGGGAAGGGTCGCACCGCAAGAGGTGTTATGTATTCAGTCTACCCTGATGCAAGCACAGTGGTCTGGCTGATTCAACGGCTCGAATCAGTGAGTTCAACTAAACTCAGTGGAAGACCCAAGATTTTAACATAACGGAAGCATCAATATTTTGCTCAACCAGTACTCTCTAAAGACTTTTAGTATTTAGGGTGTCAAGTTATTTAAATTAATCATTTTCaaggtatatatatttatatacaaAATTTCTGTCGAAATTTACGAGGTCCGATGACCCGTCAATGTTATACATAGGTCCACCTATGGCGGAAGATATAGCATATAATTAACGGATTCAACTAAACTCAGATTTTTTGAGACGGAATATAGATACACGCGCGGGAAAATCACTAAAatttcacaaaaataaacaaaattttgaaaaagtgtAGTGCATTCAATGGTAAGAACTTAAAGGCTGAATTCATCAAGTTTATGTTTTTGATCTGTCTCTGCCGGGAAGTCATTATTTTCTTTCCAAACTATATATGTACGTACTCAAacaattaaaatatatatatatatatatatatatatatatatatatatatatatatatatatatatccattgACTTTAGATTTTGAATTCGCCTCTACgtacacatatacatatatacaaacaaatacaaacacAAACGTACCAGAAATTCCGATATCATAACCAAAAATCAGACCACCCATAGCAGCAACAATACAAGTAATAGTAACATAAAGAGTTAAATTTCCAGGATATTCTTTCCCATTATTTGGATCACGGCTAAAGCCACCACCACCAGCCATCTTTTCTACTGCTTTTTTGATAATCTATTAACAAAAAACAAGAGGAGCCAAACTTGAGAAATGAAGAGAAAGAATAGGAATATAGAGGATATGAAAAGGCAAATGGAGGAGTATATATAGAAAATGAAAGAGACTATTATGTCCAAGATTGAGATATTCAGACTATATACTTAGCTgtcaattttatttttgaattttttattagcTGTCATAAATCTTATGTCACATTATAAAGCTTTAAAGTTACTTAAAATGGTGAATCAATTACCAAAAGAGTAATAATATTCTTAATCATTAATCAGAGATATTGGGTTCGAGCTTGTCTAGTTATAAAATCGTCTTTGTTAGATAGCGTTTTACCCTTAATGTCAAATTTTACGGCATAAATACGAATTTAATCGGGTCGCAATACGGGCACAGAACACCGAATAGGAGAAAAATGATAAACTTTTGAAATTATTATAGGAGAAATATTATAAAAGAGGATAAACTTTATTCACttaacaaaaataatttttctaatactaatatattttcaatattattctaattaaagatctaaaatttaaattttgtaACCTTCTTCTCATTATTACCAAAAGAGTAATGATGAACTTTGCAAAACATATTGACTTACTATATTAATTGTATCAATTTTCAGAAAACGTATCAGGAAGCATGAAATTATATAGGAAAATTACTTATGAAAGAGGATAAACTTTACTCACTTAACAAAATAGTTTTGCTGATATTAATATATTTCTATATTATTCTAATTAAGGATCTAAAGTTTAAATTCTCTACCTTCTTCTCATTACTATCCTTAATGGTACTCTAAAAAATTGCAAGAGAACTACTCTTATTTGAAGCTTCATATCGTTTTTTATCGATTTTTTTAAAGTCTAAAACAAATTTTTTAATAAGATATGTTTAAAACTTAAAtttgaatatttaaaaaaaaacaagaaatcaACTTGCGATTTTGCAgtgtaaaatattttttatatgatCAGCATAATGAAACATATCATATAGATTAATTGTTGACTTAATTTTTCAATAATTAATCTAAACTTTATATTAAACGATATTTTCTGTAAGTAGTCTTTGTTTTAATTTGATAATGTAAAAAATATTTACATTATCCGTATGTAAAAGTTAGTGTACTAATTAATTCAAGTTGATGAGGTGGAATTCCCAGCGTGGCCTGTATACGTCAGCAATTAGTCATCAATTTTATCTTTatccttttaattaattattttgggaAGTGAACTGGCACCTATGTGCCAAAAAGTTTTCCACCCAACTTTGTGGTATTTAAAAGAAATTGTATAGTAGAAAACTTTTTTTGCTTCTTTCTAAATGGCATAGGTTTGGTGGAACCTcgttaaaattatatttttttcagTTCATAATAAGTAATTTTCTAATATTTAATATACCCCTtaaaaaataataactcataaagaaaaaaaatattatcaTTAATTAAAATTTGCATATTGTTAACTTGATGCTTTGGGATATGTAAATAAGGAcagattaaaaaaattaaagttaATTCATTCTTGATTATTTAAAAAGAACACTTAATTTGAATCaaaataaaaaggctaaaaagtcaTTTATTATGAACCTGATGAAGTATGTTATTTCTTTTTTTGTATTTACTTTGTGTGTGCGCACTAGTTAACTACCGATATTCTGTAACATAACTCAacttttttttataaaaacaCAAATTTATCCATGTTTGCAATTGCGATAAGCATAATTTCTTTTTTTCTAAATTTAAAGGAGTATGCAAAATTTAAAAGACGGATAATATGGATCGAAGAAAATATTTGTTCGCCGCCGTTAATTTAACATGATCCTAGTATGTGGCTTGTGCTTACATATATTTTGCCTTGCAAAAGTGTAGAAAAATAGTAAGTATACATAATTGCTAAAGTAAACAGTAAATCTGACCAAACATGTAAATGAAGTTAATCTTATCCACATTCGAAATTACTTCGACTGaatattctattttttttttaagataATAACTAAGTCAAGGGTGTATTAGAAATAATATTTATATTTCCTCAAAGTAAgaataaggtctgcgtatacattaTCCTCCTCAAACTCCACCCTGTGAAAATATACGAGATATGTTATTATTGTTGGAAGTTAATAACTACTAATTTGTTGAGCAATCTTTTAAGTAAGGCTACAACAAAAAAACATTATTTACTTTTCAATGTGAGAATAATCATAGACGGTTGTGCCATGGGATATTCATGACTTCTACTTGGAGCTACTATTTAATTGATTGAAGTCTTATTTTGTTCTTATATAGAGAGAGTGTTTGCATATTCTTACAAATTGAATTTTGATAAAAATAGTACTCTTTTCGTCTCAAACTAACcgttattttagcttaaaataaTTATTACTTTAAGGGATTCAAAACTAATTCGTTAATATTTTTCAATTGCATCCTTATAATATTAAAGAAGAAGTAGATCCCTTTTAATACTGTTCAATtctcaaaaaaaattaaaatggtTAATCTTCTCTGTTTCCGTTTAATTGTTAGGATATGGTTTCACACCATTAAGAAAATATTAACATGAGTATTATGGCTAATCTATCCCTTATTAATTCCTTAATCTTCGTCCATTTGTGTGTCTCTTAATTCTAGAACAATTAATACTAAGGATAAAGTTGGAAAAAACAATTAAGTCTTTCTTGATTTTCTAAAATGACAAGTATTTAGGAGTAATCATTTTTGATATACGTGACAAAATGGGAACAAAGAGAGCAGTACTTAAATACAATTAATTTTTTCTGATATATGTATGTAATATTTTGACACTTCTGATGGATAGCTGTGACTTAATGGAGTCTTTGAAATTCGATCTTAAATTTCAATATGTATTACATTAAATTGTTAAGGAGTAAGTTACATTAGGCACTGATTTCATATCTTTTTCAAAATAatgttcagttttttttttttactttacatAAATACTTGGTATGGTTTAAAGCATTTAATGCTAGTTAAAATATATCTTTCTACTTCCATTTTAAtcataacaaaaagaaaaacggaaaaTATAACCAAATTCAGTTTCATTTATAAGATGagtgtatacggtaaaaatcagcGGTTCGATATTACGGTCACCAAGGCGCCTCAAAGAAACTGCCCCcatccccccccccacccccgaAGGCTTGAAGCTTAGTTCGGGGCTACGGCCTCGAGGGTTCTCAATAATCTACTCGAGGTAGCGTAAGCAACGGTCGACCTCGAGACAGGGTAGATCAGTGGCGTTGGTGGATCGGTGTGAGGTTCCCAAAGCATGTGACTAGAGCTGACAAGgtctattaggctagtccaaACCGGTACCATGccattaaatggttgtactagCCCCATGTCTTTGTGAtgaatgcacttgtactatgttgggattccccctcatatataaagggcaTCCTTGCTATTTTGTAGTCATGTGATGCTCAACATTAaacacacaagaacattctctcttctctctaacatattctcttgatctcattacttccatttattgcttatattcattgtgttctatttattgttcttcatttattgcttatcattgatcataaagagccaccgCCGTAGCTCTCATAACTCTTCTCACTCCCTCGATTGTTCTAAGCCGGCCATTTGATTCGACCTCGAGACCCTATACACGACAGCTCGAAGCCCCGATCTCCAACCGTTCGGTTAGTTGTCATATCGTTTTTAAGCTATAATCTTGCCTTCTAATCTTTTACTTAGCATCCATTGCtcaacaactagcataaaaatagatcacatatttttaaaaccaaaaatcaaatttaattgttattaccatttttatggtaaacagtttggcgcctccCGTgcggctaaaaataata
This genomic stretch from Nicotiana sylvestris chromosome 9, ASM39365v2, whole genome shotgun sequence harbors:
- the LOC104213509 gene encoding sugar transport protein 12-like, translated to MAGGGGFSRDPNNGKEYPGNLTLYVTITCIVAAMGGLIFGYDIGISGGVTSMNSFLHRFFPSVYTKQREDISTNQYCKFDSQILTMFTSSLYLAALVSSLVASFVTRKLGRRLSMLFGGVLFCAGALINGFARGVSMLIVGRILLGFGIGFANQSVPLYLSEMAPYKYRGALNIGFQLSITIGILVANILNYFFAKISWGWRLSLGGAMVPALIISVGSLLLPETPNSMIERGNNEEAKTKLRRIRGVDDVDEEFNDLVAASEASRKVEHPWRNLLQKKYRPHLTMAIVIPFFQQLTGINVIMFYAPVLFKTIGFGADASLMSAVITGLVNVVATIVSIYYVDKLGRRFLFLEGGFQMLICQIAVAICIGLKFGTDGNAGNLPKWYAIVVVIFICAYVAGFAWSWGPLGWLVPSEIFPLEIRSAAQSINVSVNMIFTFIVAQVFLTLLCHLKFGLFIFFAFFVFVMTIFIYFFLPETKNVPIEEMVIVWKEHWFWSRFMTEVDYPGFGKGSSNGAVVEMGKSDNGHKLV